One Isoptericola dokdonensis DS-3 genomic window, TCCTGCCCGGCGTCCTGGCGGGCCTCGACCCAGCGCGCGACGGCCGTCTTCAGCCCGGAGAACGAGAAGTCGTAGGCGTGCCTCTCCTGGTCCTTGCGCGCGGTGAGGCCGCGGGGGAACCGGATGGCCTCGGGGTCGCCCTCGCGGGCGAGGCGGTCGATGTGCGGGCCGCCCGGGTAGGGCAGGCCGAGGAGGCGGCCGACCTTGTCGAACGCCTCGCCGGCGGCGTCGTCGAGGGTGGAGCCGAGCTCGGTGACCTTCGTGGCGACGTCCTCGACGAGCATGAGGGTGCTGTGCCCGCCGGAGACGACGAGCGCCATCGAGCGGCCGGGGAACGGCCCGTCGACGAGCTGGTTGACGGCGGCGTGCCCGATGACGTGGTTGACGCCGTACAGCGGCTTGCCCAGGCCGATGGACAGCGCCTTGGCGGCGGACGCCCCGATGGTGAGCGGGCCGACGAGCCCCGGTCCCGCGGTGACGGCGACGGCGTCCACCTCGGACAGGTCGACGTCGGCCTCGCCGAGCGCACGACGGATGGTGGGGACCATCGCCTCGAGGTGGGCGCGGCTGGCGACCTCGGGGATGATCCCGCCGTAGCGCGCGTGCTCGTCCATGGAGGAGGCCACGGCGTCGAAGAGGAGGGTGTCGCCACGGACCAGCGCCACGCCGGTCTCGTCGCAGGACGTCTCGATGCCGAGGACCAGGGGGTCGCCGTTCGTCATGGACACATCTTGTCACCGCGCGGCCTCACGGCCGTCCGTCCCGGATGGTGAGACCGGACAAAAAGGGAAACAGGATGGTTACACGCGGAGCATCCGTCGGACACGTCGGCGTACTTAGGTTCATCTGAACCTAACCGGCCCGTCCCGGGCCCGACCGAACGGAGCAAGTCATGCGTCACCGTCCGACGTCACGTCCCGCGGCGCGGCTCGCCGTCACCTCGCTCGCGGCCCTCTCCGTCCTGTCCCTCGCCGCGTGCGGCGCCCAGGTGGACTCCCCCCAGACCGAGGGCTCCGCCTCGGCCGCCGGCAGCTGCGTCGACACCTCCGGCGACAGCGTCAAGGTCGGCTTCCTCAACTCGCTGTCCGGCACCATGGCGATCTCCGAGCAGACCGTCCACGACTCCCTCCAGCTCGCCGCCGCCGAGATCAACGCCGACGGCGGGGTGCTCGGCAAGCAGCTCGAGATCGTCACCGAGGACGGCCAGTCCGAACCCACCGTCTTCGCCGAGAAGGCCACCAAGCTCATCACCAGCGACTGCGTCGCCGCCGTCTTCGGCGGCTGGACCTCCGCCTCCCGCAAGGCGATGCTCCCCGTCTTCGAGTCCAACGACTCGCTGCTGTTCTACCCCGTGCAGTACGAGGGCCTCGAGTCCTCCCCCAACATCTTCTACACCGGCGCGACCACCAACCAGCAGATCGTCCCCGCGCTCGACTACCTCGCCGAGCAGGGCGTCACCTCGCTGTTCCTCGTCGGGTCCGACTACGTCTTCCCCCGCACCGCGAACAAGATCATCAACGCCTACGCGCAGGCCCACGGCATCGAGATCGTCGGCGAGGAGTACGCCCCCCTCGGCCACACCGACTTCTCCACCATCGTCAACAAGGTCAAGTCCGCCGACGCCGACGCCGTGTTCAACACCCTCAACGGCGACTCCAACGTCGCGTTCTTCAAGGAGTACACGAACGCCGGGCTCTCCGCCGAGGACATGCCCGTGCTGTCCGTGTCCATCGCGGAGGAGGAGATCGGCGGCATCGGCGTCGAGAACGTCGTCGGCCAGCTCACCGCCTGGAACTACTACGAGACGGTCGAGAGCCCCGAGAACGCCGCGTTCGTCGAGGCGTTCAAGGC contains:
- the urtA gene encoding urea ABC transporter substrate-binding protein, whose protein sequence is MRHRPTSRPAARLAVTSLAALSVLSLAACGAQVDSPQTEGSASAAGSCVDTSGDSVKVGFLNSLSGTMAISEQTVHDSLQLAAAEINADGGVLGKQLEIVTEDGQSEPTVFAEKATKLITSDCVAAVFGGWTSASRKAMLPVFESNDSLLFYPVQYEGLESSPNIFYTGATTNQQIVPALDYLAEQGVTSLFLVGSDYVFPRTANKIINAYAQAHGIEIVGEEYAPLGHTDFSTIVNKVKSADADAVFNTLNGDSNVAFFKEYTNAGLSAEDMPVLSVSIAEEEIGGIGVENVVGQLTAWNYYETVESPENAAFVEAFKAEYGQDRPTSDPMEAAYTSLYLWREMVEKAESFAVADVQEAADGVTYDAPEGTVVVDGDNHHISKTSLVGKIGDDGLIHTEWSSEEPIEPDPYLEGYDWADGLS
- the tsaD gene encoding tRNA (adenosine(37)-N6)-threonylcarbamoyltransferase complex transferase subunit TsaD, which translates into the protein MTNGDPLVLGIETSCDETGVALVRGDTLLFDAVASSMDEHARYGGIIPEVASRAHLEAMVPTIRRALGEADVDLSEVDAVAVTAGPGLVGPLTIGASAAKALSIGLGKPLYGVNHVIGHAAVNQLVDGPFPGRSMALVVSGGHSTLMLVEDVATKVTELGSTLDDAAGEAFDKVGRLLGLPYPGGPHIDRLAREGDPEAIRFPRGLTARKDQERHAYDFSFSGLKTAVARWVEARQDAGQEIPLHDVAASFAAAVADVLTAKTIAACQAHDVDTLVIGGGFSANSQLRDMAAERCAAADIDLRIPPLRYCTDNGAMIAALGSAVVRAGVAPSDLDIPVDSSMPMAIVTV